A region from the Corylus avellana chromosome ca7, CavTom2PMs-1.0 genome encodes:
- the LOC132187491 gene encoding uncharacterized acetyltransferase At3g50280-like, protein MANIRFLSTTTVRPTASHPSESTRRVELTPWDLQLLTLDQIQKGLLFLKPTPSQENKLKGSVIDQLKTSLSRTLDIFYPLAGRLVMVENDDDKTTSFFVDCNNLNLGGAEFVHAVADGVTVADILEPLYVPDIVNSFFLMNRVLNCEGVSKPLLAVQVTELVDGIFIGCTLNHSVADGTTFWRFFNTWSGISTGSSDPTSQSPPIFGSGFLDGIMNLPIRIPFQFQRNESSNTSPPLKQRVFHFSKEKIQQLKAKANAEMSTNKISSLQAVLAHLWRSVVRSRRLNADEETCYGVLVGMRQRLQPPLPEEYLGNAILFGNVTATAGDLLEHGLGWAASQINEMIASQNVEEIKKYVADWIKTPKFLTISDLLISKKLATGSSPRFNVYGNDFGWGRPLAVRSGVGNKYDGKLTVFPGPEEGSIDFEACLSPETLLAMADDAEFNEALVSQVM, encoded by the coding sequence ATGGCAAACATTCGCTTCTTATCCACCACCACCGTCCGGCCGACAGCGAGTCATCCCAGCGAGTCAACCCGGAGGGTTGAGCTGACTCCATGGGATCTTCAACTCCTCACACTCGATCAAATCCAAAAGGGTCTCCTCTTCCTCAAACCTACACCCTCCcaagaaaataaactaaaaggCAGTGTTATTGATCAACTAAAGACCTCTCTGTCTCGCACGTTGGATATTTTCTATCCTCTCGCCGGCCGCCTAGTCATGGTTGAAAACGATGATGACAAGACCACCTCTTTCTTTGTCGACTGCAATAACCTTAACCTTGGAGGAGCAGAGTTTGTTCATGCGGTGGCAGATGGCGTCACCGTGGCCGATATCCTTGAGCCCCTCTACGTTCCCGATATTGTCAACTCCTTCTTTCTGATGAACAGGGTATTGAACTGCGAAGGTGTTTCCAAGCCATTGCTGGCGGTGCAAGTGACTGAGCTCGTTGATGGCATCTTCATCGGTTGCACTTTAAACCACAGCGTTGCGGACGGCACCACCTTCTGGCGTTTCTTCAATACTTGGTCTGGGATCTCTACGGGTTCTTCTGATCCCACCTCACAATCTCCTCCGATCTTCGGGTCGGGTTTTCTTGATGGTATTATGAATCTCCCCATTCGAATTCCTTTCCAATTCCAGCGCAATGAGAGTTCCAACACTAGTCCACCCCTAAAACAGagagtttttcatttttcgaAGGAGAAAATCCAACAACTTAAAGCAAAAGCAAATGCTGAAATGAGCACTAACAAGATCTCGTCCCTTCAAGCGGTTCTGGCTCATCTTTGGCGATCTGTGGTTCGCAGCCGGCGTCTCAATGCTGATGAAGAGACTTGTTACGGCGTACTCGTGGGAATGAGGCAAAGATTACAACCACCATTGCCGGAGGAGTATCTAGGAAACGCGATTCTATTCGGGAACGTAACGGCCACTGCAGGGGATCTTCTTGAACACGGACTAGGCTGGGCGGCTTCGCAGATAAACGAGATGATTGCTTCTCAAAAcgtagaagaaataaaaaagtatgTGGCGGATTGGATAAAAACTCCTAAGTTTCTAACAATCAGTGACCTGCTAATTAGTAAGAAATTGGCCACAGGAAGCTCGCCGAGGTTCAATGTGTACGGCAATGACTTCGGTTGGGGAAGACCCCTTGCGGTGCGGAGTGGTGTTGGGAACAAATATGACGGGAAGTTAACCGTGTTTCCCGGGCCAGAAGAAGGAAGTATTGATTTTGAAGCTTGCCTCTCGCCTGAGACGTTGCTGGCTATGGCGGACGATGCAGAGTTCAACGAGGCATTAGTCTCACAAGTCATGTGA